The Triticum urartu cultivar G1812 unplaced genomic scaffold, Tu2.1 TuUngrouped_contig_6279, whole genome shotgun sequence genome contains the following window.
cgggggggggcggcggcggccgataTGAAAGGTGGGGTGAGGCAGTGAGGGGGGTCGCGTGCTTTACGATCCGTGCCGCATAGACCAGTCGTGGATTTAACTTCTGGGCTTTGGGCGGGCCCCAGCCACCGCCAACCAGCCCCAGTCAGAAGCCGTCCGCTCGGTGGTGGGGATCGTGAGAAGCGGTAAAACCTGAGGGGTTCCGCGGAAAAGTGCCACCTCCGCCCATCCCCTTCTTCCTCTCCTGGTCTCCCCCGTCGGACGGTGGTGGCGCGAGTCTCCTCGCCGTGCCGGCTTGCTTCCTATCCCCTCCCGGTAAGAACTTCCGGTCGATCGCTATCAGATTAATCCAGAATCTCAACCTGTTAGTTTTTTGCCTCGATCCCTGTCGCCGCGAGCACAGGTACTCGCGGCACCTTGGACTCTTCTGCTCCTCCTGATTGCGACGCTGTGCGGCCTAGGGTTTGCGAGAATTGCGGCGGTACGTAGGGTCGGCTGATTCGTGTACGCACGGTTCTTGTTTAGTCAGGATCTTGCTTTTCCTAGTCGGTGGCTAATTTGGATCGATCAGGCATAGGATTTTGTAGTTCAATAGTATCTGACAGTTCCTCTAGCCCAAATTCTAGAACGGGCAGGATTTAATTGGTCTTGCTTAGGAGCTTTGGGCAGCAGAGCGGCCATGTATGCAGGTTTGGACCTTCTCGGCCAGATTGCTTGCTGATTACTTGAGTTGTTGAATGCCTAGAAGTTCTTAGGTTGAGCCTATTTTTGACGAGCGGAGCCTGGCTTTATGTAGATTAATAAAGCCACACCGGCCATGCATAACAGCCCTACACACTCACGCCACACGCTGTCGCCGAGGCTGTCAGTTTACGATTGCTACAGGCCCAAAGCAGAACAAAAACAAACAACAAATCAAGGGGGCTAAAAGTAGATGGAGCTCAGGAAAACATTTCCATAACACAACCCCACGTGAACTGCGCTAAAGACCCAGAAAAAAGGATGTGGTTTGCGTCCTTGGGATCTCCATGGAGAGATCAAGGTTGAGCTATGTACTGTGTCCGTTGCTTGTTTGGTTCCTTCCACCAGTTTGTGTAGGTCAGTGCTATGTTGGAATGGCAATGTTTGATCAATGGGTTTTTTCCATGCTAAAATTGTTTATGACATCAAGAAAATTCGCTCAACTTATGTAGTTTGTTTGCGTAATTGATGAGCGCGACAATCTGTTTAGTTTTGGTTTTATCTAACTCTGCTCATAATGATATTGTACAGGATTTTCTGGTTTTGAGAGCTCCCAGGAGTTTGCTAATTCTTAGTTGGGCTATTTGTTTACATCAACTAATTCCCGATGCTGATCTATTTCTTGAATTATATACCATTTTCATACAGTTCATTATCTTATGAATCCATAGTTTGTTAGTCGCACTAAAAACTTATTAAATTCTTCTGAGATCTAATCTACTCTTGTTTCACAGGGCATCAGTTTAGCACCCTGCCTATATTTAATCCAGCGGGAAACGATTGACTTAAGTCATGGAGGGGAACAAAGATGAGGCCTTGAGGTCTGTCAAGCTTGCACAGACTGCGCTAGCATCTGGAGATAGACAGCAAGCAGACAAATTTATCCGAATTGCCCAAAGATTGGATCCCAGCCTTCCAATTGTTGATTTGTTGACCTCAACCAAGAAGTTTGATCCCCTGAATCTGAATGGTACTGCTTGCCAGGACAAGACCAGAAGAGGCCATGAAAACCTAAAAACGCCAAAAGAATTTGTTGGTCCTTCTAATGTTGATAAAGGTTACACTGAGGAGAATGTTAGAGTTATCCGTGATATCAGGAAGAACAAAGACTACTATGCAATTCTTGGAGTGGAGAAGACTTGCTCCTTGGAGGAGATTAGGAAGGCCTACAGGAGGCTGTCACTGAAAATTCATCCTGACAAGAACAAAGCTCCTGGGGCAgaggatgcattcaagatgctcaGCAAGGCTTTCAAGTGCCTAGGCAATGATCAGTCACGGAAGACCTATGATCAGACAGGCACCCTTGAGGGGCATGAGTTTAACGACCAATATTCCAATGTCATGAGGCAGAGAACTGCTAGGCGAAGGAGGCAAACAAGAAATGGCTTCTATAATTATGAAGAAGATTTAGATCCAGATGAGATATTCAGGTCTTTCTTCTATGGTACTCGTGATAATTCATTCCGTGGTCACAATGTCTACAGAACAAGAGAAGCAGGTAGGCAGGAGCAACAGAGAAGGGAGCATCCTGTACAGGGTGGGTCGTTCATAAACTTAACAGTATTGATGCACCTGTCGGTCGTATTACTTTTTGTCTTGTTTGCATTCATTCCAGTGCAGCAGCCTCAATATGCCCTGCACAAGACATACAACTTCCCCATTTCAAAAGTCACTGATAAGCATGGGGTGGAGTACTTTGTCAGCAAACAAGATTTTGATCAGCAGTTTCCACATGGAAGTCCTTCTAGAGATAACCTCGAGGATCACGTTTTCAGAGATTATAAGACTATGCTAGGAAGAAACTGTCGTGTGGAACTCCATCGGCGTAAATGGGCCAATGACTACCCTACGCCTCACTGTGACAAGCTACGGAGCCTTGATGTGGCATAATAGTGCCCACATGGTGATTAGTTTGTTGTCTCCATTGCGGTCTTGCAGAAGTTCACTCTCTTTGAAGGTATAACCTGTCTTATGTTCATTTCAATCGAACTGTATGGTTGCATCGTGTATATTCTGATTTAAGTGTAAGTTGACATTTCCCTGTTTCTCAGTAAGGGCATTCAAGCCCTGTTTGGTTCGGCTGTGGATTTCTAAAAGCAGCTGTGAAAAATCTGCTGTGAAAAAACAGTTGTGGAAAATCTGATTTGAAAAAGATGTAGGTCATTTGGCAAACCAGCTGATACAACCTTTTCAGATTTTGGCCCGCAGCGGAATCAGATTTTGGAAAGCACGTCCTGGGCTGCTTCCGTTTTTGGTTCAGATTTTGGCAGCGAATTTCTGGAATCGGATTCTGCTGGGTTCGCCCTTTGGTTCAGATTCTGCTGCGCGGCAGCGGAATCCGGCGATAAAagctgaaccaaacagggcctcaGTGTCTCCACCAGATACAAAATCGTAAAATGTGCTATTTTATGACATGATGTTTCAGTCCTTGGGAAAATAATAGTTGAAGGGAATTGAAAAGAAGCTCTCAAGTTTATGCATAGAAGCCACATTTCGATGTATCAGTAAATTTTGCATGAGCTAGTTGGTGCATATAGCTAGGACACGGAACATGAAAGCTTAGCAGTTCATTTTGAGTTTACATGTGTAATCAACTACTTTTGGGGTACTATATATTGATCGTTTTATTCAGGATCTGGTCATCTCTAATGTGATATCTGACAAGCAGCTAAAGCTTGACGTCTTATCTGGAGCTAGAATATGTGTTCACATAGGACTTTGTTTGGTGTTCTCATGCACTTTATTTGTTGATGCAGGTGTGACATGGCAAGATTTTATGGAAAAGGATGAGCAATATATTTCTAGTTTGTCTGGTGCCCTACCTTTTATAACGTTTCGATGACATATTGAGAACCAGTAAATTGTCGGCTACATGAAGAAGCTTTGATGGCTGGCTAGCTAGCGTGTACATGGTGGAGTTCAATCAGGCGTGATCTTGGGTTCATCAGCCTGTCATTCTTCTGGAGCAATTACCATTCTACACCTGCGAGTGCAAAATTTTGTGCAGATTATCATGCTGGGGCCGCCTATAGTTGCTGAGTGCAAAATTGTGTACATATACGACTCTGAAAGATGGCTAGCGATCATGAGATCGTCATTGTACTGCCTGAAACCACTGTTGAGTTGAAATTCCCTGGGTTGGTTGTAGCTGCTGTTCCTTCTGAACAATTGTAAACCCCTTGAAATGAAAATTAGAAAACGTGAACTGTGGACCTTTTGAAATAAAAATTATAAAACGTGAAACCCCTGGTGTCGCTTCGCCGAGTTTGATGCTTGTTCTGTTGAAATTGATTTCCTTTAATCTGGACGGCTGGATGTCGAGCTAGCGTTGTGCGTTTCCTCAGGATTTATGTATCCAGAAGCTGAAAAACAGGGGCACTACTTGAACTTGATTTTAAACAGGGGCACTACTTGAACTTGATTTTGTCATGGTTGACTGTCAGGACCTGCTTCTATATTGTACTACTATGTTGAGGATTTATATTtttcacgagaggcacggttttgcttccgtgCGGGCACGGGCGTGCCCCTCAGAAAcggaaaaaaatgtgttttcttttttttttgtgAGAGGCACGTTTTTGCTTCCACGGGaggcacggtcgtgcctctcggaaacggcttccgaaaaggaaaaaaacatgctcctgGTTCGGTTTTTTTGTGAAAAAAAGTTCTTCAAAACCTTTTGAAGACCTCGACGCGAGAAATCCAACGGTAAAAACGGTTCAAGATTTGGAcacacggtttaagagataaaatgGTTACGTCGGTCGTGCCTTCGCTCAGGCGACCTCCGCTTGGGCCAGCCCACGAACAGGATTCGCCTGCTCTTCGTTTCGCTGCTGCTTCCTTCTATGTTTCCTTTGGTTTTTTTTTCGTTTTTGTTTTGTGGATTTTTTTCTTACGGTTTTTCAACGTATTGTGCGGTTTTCagtgtttttttgttttttgtttctttttcctttcttttttttggttttttcttttatGTTTTTCCTTCTCTTTTTTGTGTGTTATATAAAAAGTCCACCGTGTATTAAGAAATGTTCATCGTACTTTAAGAAAATGGTCATCATATATTTATGAAAAAGTTCAATGTGCACTGTAAAAATGTTCAGCATATATCACAAAATGTTCAATGTGTGTTTAAAAATTGTTCAACATATATCACCAACATGTTCAATGTGTATTTAAAAGTTGTTCAACATATATCACcaaaatgttcaatgtgtatttAAAATTTGTTCAGCGTATATCACAAAATGTTCAGTGTGTATTAAAAATTGTTCAACATATATCACAAAAATGTTTAATgtgtatttaaaaattgttcagCGTATATCACAAAATGTTCAATGgtcaaaaaatttaaaaaatatattaTCTGCCACTGCGTTTAGTTCTTAAATATTCGCATGGCCAATTAATCAGTAATATTCGGCAGCTCAACTGGTAGTGAACACATACATTGTATCGTATGGGGGCACGGTTTTTTCTACACGTGTTTTTGCGTTTGACTGGCCTTTGAATTTTGCTTGGGTTTTTTTAAGCTTTCTCAAAAATTCCTTTGTTTTCCTCGTGTGAAGCACACTATATGAAAGAACATAGTTGTGCTTTCACGTGAAGCAGAGTTATGCTTCCTGAAAAGTGAAGAAAAAACATAGGTGTGCTATCAAAAAAAATTGAAAAGCACGGTTGTGCTTCCGGTTGTTGGTTTATTTTTGGTTTCTgcttttttgtgtgtgtgtgtgtggggggggggggttatagTTCTTTTATGTTTCTGGTGTTCCGGTTGAAAAAATGAACCTAAACAAAATCACAAAACTTCTAGGTTGCAACAAGTGTCTCACAAGCAGCGCACTGATACTCCTTCAACGTattataatttatgaagtatgcATGCCATGTTTTTAGCAGAACCACTGTGGTGTTGTTTTTcatgcagaaataaaagttttcGGAATGGACTGGAAATTACGATGactttttatggaccaaaagagagTAAGAGACCCTCGAAGCTTCAAGGAAGGACCAGAAGCCTCACGAGGAAGCGACAAGcctggggggcgcgccctcccccccaGGGCACGTGGAGCAGGCTTGTCACTCCCTCGTGCCCCCCTGACATGAAACCGAAACAAAAAATTCCTATAAATTTTAAAAAACCAGAAACTTGACCTAGGTGAGttgttccgccgccgcaagcctttgTATTAAAGCGATCTCTATCGGAGccctgtttcggcaccctgctagagggggaaatcatcaccggaggtcatcttcatcatcctggcggtCTCTGataaggagggagtagttcaccctcggggctgagggtatctaccggtagctatgtgtttgatctctctctctctctctctctcgtgttcttgatttggcacgatcttgatgtaccatgagctttgttaatatagttggatcgtattgtgtttctccctctctatattgttgtgatgaattgaggttttacctttgaggtttcactattatcggattgaatactttttggacttgagaacacttgatgcatGTCTTGGTTGTGGATACCCGTGGTGAAAATAGGGTGTTCTATTGATTGACTTGATATATGTTTTCGTATTCAACTTGCGGATCATGACAtaggggtaatctatgcataggggttggatACGTCTCtgacgtatctacttttcctaacgcttttgctcttgttttggactctaatttgcatgatttgaatgaaactaacccggactgacgttgttttcagcagaactatcatggtgttgtttttgtgcagaaataaaagttctcggaatggaacgaaactctTTGGAGATTTATTTcagaataaaagaaaaatactaGAGCCAAGAACCACCAAAGGGGGGGTCCCTGGGGGAGCACAGCCCACCAGGGCGCGCTCACCCTCCTGGcgtgcctaggtgggttgtgcccacctggtggcccggCTGACCCTATcgccgacgctataaaatcctatttttgaagaaaaaaatCGGTGAGGAAGAATTATCACGTTTCACGAGACGGAGCCGTCACcgcctcctgttcttcatcgggaggccagatctggagtccatcTGGAGCTCCAGAGAGGAGGATCTTtgatcttcatcatcaccagcccTTCTCCATatccaattccatgatgctccctaccaggagtgagtaattccttcgtaggctcgttGGTCGGTGagggagttggatgagattcatcatgtaatcgagttagttttgttagggcttgatccctagtatccattatgttctgagattgatgttgctatgactttgccatgcttaatgcttgtcactttgggcccgggtgccatgatttcagatctgaaccgtttatgttatcaccattatatctatgttctagttCTGATCTtacaagttatagtcacctattacgtgttatgatccgtaaaCCCCAGAGTGACAGTATTTGGGATACTTTCCGATGAtggccgtagtttgaggagttcatgtattcattatgtgctaatggtttgttccggttctctattaaaaggaggccttaatatcccttagtttccttatgaaccccgctgccatgggagggtaggacaaaagatgccatgcaagttctttacctaagcatgtatgactatttacggaatacatgcctacattatatttatgaactggagctagtgtcgtatcgccctaggttatggctgttatatgatgaatatcatccaac
Protein-coding sequences here:
- the LOC125530381 gene encoding chaperone protein dnaJ 49-like, with the protein product MEGNKDEALRSVKLAQTALASGDRQQADKFIRIAQRLDPSLPIVDLLTSTKKFDPLNLNGTACQDKTRRGHENLKTPKEFVGPSNVDKGYTEENVRVIRDIRKNKDYYAILGVEKTCSLEEIRKAYRRLSLKIHPDKNKAPGAEDAFKMLSKAFKCLGNDQSRKTYDQTGTLEGHEFNDQYSNVMRQRTARRRRQTRNGFYNYEEDLDPDEIFRSFFYGTRDNSFRGHNVYRTREAGRQEQQRREHPVQGGSFINLTVLMHLSVVLLFVLFAFIPVQQPQYALHKTYNFPISKVTDKHGVEYFVSKQDFDQQFPHGSPSRDNLEDHVFRDYKTMLGRNCRVELHRRKWANDYPTPHCDKLRSLDVA